The window TTTTTATCGTCTGGATCCTTTATTGCACGATCTATATTTTCAGAAGTAACAGCAAGATGTCCTTCATAATCTTCTACACTTAAATTGGAACGATACATTGCAATATCTGCAACTGATGGTCCCTTTCCATCTATATTCCAGGCGCCTTCTGCCTGGTTGGCGGCAATGGCGCCGCCCCATAAAAATCCTTTTGGAAAACCTTTAATTGTTGTCATATGATTAGCCTCCTAATTGTGTGACAACCATCAATGTATCTTGACGATTGACCTCTTGTAATGGCTGTACCTTTATATCATATTGATCTGTATTTGTGATTACAGCAAGTGTAACTGGATCATATCCTGCTGCTATGATTTTTTCTACATCAAATTCAATCAGTAAATCTCCTGCTTGAACACGTTCTCCTGCCTGCACTTTTGGATGAAAATACTGTCCTTCCAGCTGAACGGTATCGATGCCAATGTGGAATAATACTTCAACCCCTTGGTCCGTTTTCATACCAAGTGCGTGATTTGTTTCGAACAGCAAGGTCACCTCGCCATCTACTGGTGCATAAAGCGCTCCTTTTGAAGGTACTATGGCAATTCCTTCACCCATGACCTTTGAAGAGAAAATATCATCTTTTACTTCAGATAGAGAGATCATTTGACCAATCACAGGGCTTTTGAATGTTTCACCTGCTCCAATTTGTTCAGCAAATGCAGCTTGATCATTTGTCTTTTCTTCTACTGTTTTATCCTTACCTAATACAAAAGCAGCGATAAAGGCGACAATAAACGAAATGACTGCTCCAATGACAGCAAACATCAGATTTCGCGGGAGCTCATCTGAGATAAACATCGACATACTTGCTAATCCAGGGCCAACAAGTACAAAGGCTTGTATACCAACTAATCCAATGAAGATTCCGCCAACAAACGAACCAATCATGACACTTCCAAGGACCCGCTTATTTTGAAGTGTCACACCATACAAAGCAGGCTCTGTGATGCCAAAAAATGCTGAAATCCCTGCCGAAATGGCTGTTGATCTGAGTACCTTGTCTTTTGTGCGTAGTGCCACAGCGAAACACGCTCCACTTTCAGCAATATTATGTGCAAGTGATGCAGGTAAATAAAGCGCTTCTTTCCCAAGGGTCCCCATTGTTGTGACTGCATAAGGGACCATTGCTTTGTGCATACCTGATGCGACCATGAATGGGAGGACTGCTGCTAAAATTGCGACAGCTACCCAGCCTACTGTATTAAACATTGCAAGAATGATGGATGAAAAACCTTGTCCTGCTGTAAAACCAATCGGTCCTAATAGAAGTAACGTAACTGGTACAGTAATGACCAATGACATCATTGGGACAAAGAAAATCCGAATTGGTTTTGGTGAAAATCGTGTAAAGAATTTTTCCATTTGAGCGTAAAGCAATACAGAAAGGATTGCTGGGAACACTTGATACGCATAAGCTATATTTTTTACGTCGAATGTCATCAATTGCGCACCTTCAGTAAGCATAGCCGTCATGTTCGGAAGAAGGAGCGCACCGACTGCTGATAATGCGACCAGTGGGTTTACTTTTAGTTTATTGGCAGTCGTTACAGCGACTAGTAAAGGGAGGAAGTAAAGAGGTGCGTCCCCTACCATGTTCAATATTTGATAGGTTTGGCCCTTTGCATCCATCCAGCCTAATAAAGAGAAAAGGAGAAGAAATGATTTTAAAATCCCTCCGCCTGCGATAGCTGGAACAAGCGGCTGGAAGACACCTACAATGAAATCTAACAGAACTGTGCCTGCTTTTCTTTTTTCTTTTGGCTGATTGGAAGGCGCGTCTTTCCCTGATGAGCTGCTACCTATTAAACTTGTTAACTTTTGATACACTTCGATGACGTCATTCCCAATGACCACTTGGCATTGACCTGACATTCTGACAGCTATGACACCTGGCGTTTTTTCTAGAGCCGGTACATCTGCCTTCTTCTGATCAATCAGTGTGAAGCGAAGTCTTGTTGAACAGTGCTCAAGGTGCGCAATGTTTTCTTTGCCACCTACATGCTGTAAAACGTCTTTGGCAACCTGTGTGTAATCCATTTTTTCTCCCCCTTTTCTCATACATGAGACCTATATTTCGGCAATAAAAAAAGGACCTAAAACGACAAATTAAAGAAATTCATCGTTTTTAGATCCTGCCTGCATGACCAGTCACATGTCTAATTTATCAATATTGGATTTGATTTTAGTATATATTGAGTTAATGTAAGCGTCAACATATATTTTTGAATTTAAAAAATATTTTTTTACAAGTCTAATGTCATCAAAACGACCTCATTTTACTTTAGAGGAAATTTAAATCGAAAAAGTCAGATAGTCTCAAATGTCCTATCTGACTTAATTATTATCATTATTTTTTCTTTGCTTTTTTCTTTGCGGCATTTTTAAATGCTTCTTCTTGCTTTTGATATTGTTTCTTATTCACAGCTTTCAGTTTCATTTTTTCATTCTTTTTCCAAATCGGTAACTCAATATAGGAAGCCTCTACATCAGATGACCCTATCATCTTAGACAAGCCACACTTTATTTTTGGTGTGGGATATACCCAAAAGTTTTTAAAACCTGTGGTTCCAACTGCTTGATATTTTTCTTTTTTCAATGGCTTACTTTTCTTCCCTGTGGCTTTGGAGATTGTAATAGCTCCTGAAAAATCCCCTTCAAAAACGGCTTCTTCGATATCAAGGAAAATTTGATATGAATTGTTTTTTGCTGTATACAGATAGCCGTAGGCTTTATTTAAATTATCTGTGTATTTCCCTATGATCTCATAGTAACGGTCTTCTGCTGTATCGACGTACTCATCATAGCGCTTATCTATGGCTTTTTTGTATTCTTTTAATTTCTTCTCATCAACAGCTTGATAGCGTTTACTTTTCTTTGCTCCTTGCTTTTTGACCATGAGATCTTTTCCAGAAAAATAGATGTCATATACGATTGTTTTCTTCTTTTGTTGGACTTTAAGTTTGTATCCTTTTTTGGTGGTTTTCCCGGTTAGTTTGTATTTTGTTTTCACCATAAAAGGTTCAATTGGATCAATCTTAACACCCTTACCGTTTAGGTAACCCGTGACCTTGCCTTTCTTTTCAGTCACCTTCAGCCAACTGACATTGTCCTTTGTTTTATAAGCATATGCATAAGATTGATTCAGTGATTCTTTTTTAGCAGATGCTTTGTTTCCTCCAAAACTTCCAACACCAATCAATAGTGCAACAATCATGAACAATATTCCTATGTTCCTCAACTTCATTTGTACACCCTCCATTCTTTTATGAATAGATGCGCAAGCACTTTACACATCAAGTATATATTACCATATTTATGATTTATCTCCTGTATTTCAAAAATATAAATCTATCAATTATTATTTTCTTGCTTTTTATTCATTTCAAATTTATTATATATCTAATTGATATATCTTTTAGATAGGTGTGCTGATATGAAAAAATACAATGATACGACGTATGCAATTTTAGGTATTTTAACGACAGATTGTAAGTCAGGGTACGAAGTGAAGCAATTAATTGATAAGAGCTTGCATCATTTTTGGAAAATTAGTTATGGACAAATTTATCCAGCTTTAAAGTTTATAGTCGAGGAAGGTCTTGCTAAGGTTTCACCCGCTTCTACGTCTGGCCGCTCAGACAAGCGGGAATATCATTTGACTGAAAAAGGGCTGAAGACGTTAAGGCAGTGGTTAGCGCAGCCGCTCGATCAGTTACCAACAGAACGAAATGAAGTGTTATTAAAGTTATTCTTCGGTCAATATCTTTCGTTTGAGAAAAAGCTGGTGCTTCTACAGGATTATGAAAGGCAGCTTCGTATCCGTTATGAGACCTATGTTTCGATTGAAAAAAACATTCAAGAGCTTTATCCAGATGAAGCGGATGCGAAGTATTGGCTGTTTACTTTAGATTACGGAAAAAGAGTGGCTCAAGCGGGAATTGATTGGTGCGTGGAAACATCCCATTTGATGAAGAAGGAAGGGTAAATGAATGAAAAAAGACATACGTGCTGGCAGGTTTACAACAGAGAATTCTGACTCGATTGTTGTGTTCATTATCGGCATGCGGATCAACAAACGCTGGGCAGTTCATCAATGGCTGCCTGTGTTCATGGCGATGCCTGGCATGATCAAAGAGCTGTATACCCATCAAGATGAGCTTGGTTTCCTCGGGACAGAGAATTACTTTGGCTTACGCACGACAGCGATGATCCAATATTGGAAATCAACAGATGACCTCCTTGCCTATGCGAAGATGGAAAAACATTTGGCGGCTTGGAAGAACTTCCATCAGAAGGCTCAGAACAATGACGCAGTGGGCATTTATCATGAAACCTATCAAATTCAAGCCGGCTCGTATGAATCCGTCTATATGAACATGCCTTCCTACGGACTGAGCCAAGCGAGAGCTCCTATTCCAATTGGTAAAGGAAAACAAACAGCGAAAGAACGGCTGAAAACAACAAATTCCTAGAGAGCGAATCTCTAGGAATTTCTTTTTGCAACGGTCACAAAATGCTTTAATATGCGGGCTGTTAATCCCCAAATGGTGTAGTTTTCATAATCATAAAACCATTCCTCTATCGATCGGCTCCCCCAGCGGTACTTCTCACCATTCATGATTTTTTCATAAGGGAAATCCTCACCTGGTGTTGGCTGAACGGATACATGATGTAAGTACGGCTCATATTGGCTGAGCCATGATAGAGGCACGGTAAAGGTCTCTTCTACTTCTTCTTGATTGAAGGAGTGTTTCACTTTTTGTTCATCAATGATCCCGACATATGGGTAGACCACGAAGGATGGAGAAGCAATGTAAGGACTGAGCTGTCCAAGAATCTCCACCGATTCTGGCGGAATGCCCAGCTCCTCATATGTTTCCCGCAATGCAGCTTCCTGTGCTGTTTCGCTGCCGTCGAGTTTGCCACCAGGGAAGCTAATATCACCCGGCTGTTTTCTCATGGTCAGCGATCGCACCTCAAATAATATATGCCATTCCCCGTTTACTTGCACCAAAGGGACAAGGACCGCAGCTTTGAACGCTGTCTCTTCTCCAATAAATAACGGTTGTGATTGATGTAAGTCATTTTTTAATTGGTCAATGAACACGGACATCACCTGTTTTCTGTTCCTCTTTCCTTTAGCGTATCATGGTTCACCTTTTGATTAAAGATGATCTTTCTGACAATTATTTTTATCAATTTGACAACTATACTTGTCAAATTGAATACAATACTTTACAATCAAAGAAAGATTTCGATCAAAGTTGAGGTGACAGAATGAAAAATCGGCTAAAAGAGCTTCGTGCGCGTGATGGGTTGAACCAAACTGAGCTTGCAAAGCGTGCAAAGGTTTCTCGTCAGACCATCAGCTTGATGGAACGAGATGAATTAATGCCGTCTCTCTTGCTCGCTGTTAAGCTTTCACGAATTTTTCAGGAACCCATTGAACGTATTTTTCTATTCGAGGAGGATGAACTCACATGAAAACTGTATACAAAATGCTCTTAGGTGCTCTCCTTGGCTTTCTCGGCGCTTACTGTCTGCTGGCAGCCGAATTTGAGATGACACTTCTTGATGTTGCATTCGAAGCGACTCTTGTCATCAGCGGATTGACGATTCTATTGATTATTTATTGTTTTTCAGGGATTTCACGTATGAAAAAAAGAGTATCACTTTCGGTATCTGGTGATGAGGAGGATGAACTGGAAGCAAAACAGTATCGAACCTTTACTGATTTGACGTTAGCCAATACGGTGAGTACCATTTTGTCCATTATTGCCATCGGTATGGCCATCGTAACCGAGCAGCCTATTTGGCTGATTCTGGTCAATGTTACTTTATTTATCGTCACCATTATCGGTTCTTATGTAGCGATATCCGTTCTAAAGCTTGTCTACCCTAATCGCAACCTACCAAGCCCATCTGACAAAGATTATAGTAAAAAGCTGCTCGCTATTTCTGACG is drawn from Bacillus pumilus and contains these coding sequences:
- a CDS encoding beta-glucoside-specific PTS transporter subunit IIABC, producing the protein MDYTQVAKDVLQHVGGKENIAHLEHCSTRLRFTLIDQKKADVPALEKTPGVIAVRMSGQCQVVIGNDVIEVYQKLTSLIGSSSSGKDAPSNQPKEKRKAGTVLLDFIVGVFQPLVPAIAGGGILKSFLLLFSLLGWMDAKGQTYQILNMVGDAPLYFLPLLVAVTTANKLKVNPLVALSAVGALLLPNMTAMLTEGAQLMTFDVKNIAYAYQVFPAILSVLLYAQMEKFFTRFSPKPIRIFFVPMMSLVITVPVTLLLLGPIGFTAGQGFSSIILAMFNTVGWVAVAILAAVLPFMVASGMHKAMVPYAVTTMGTLGKEALYLPASLAHNIAESGACFAVALRTKDKVLRSTAISAGISAFFGITEPALYGVTLQNKRVLGSVMIGSFVGGIFIGLVGIQAFVLVGPGLASMSMFISDELPRNLMFAVIGAVISFIVAFIAAFVLGKDKTVEEKTNDQAAFAEQIGAGETFKSPVIGQMISLSEVKDDIFSSKVMGEGIAIVPSKGALYAPVDGEVTLLFETNHALGMKTDQGVEVLFHIGIDTVQLEGQYFHPKVQAGERVQAGDLLIEFDVEKIIAAGYDPVTLAVITNTDQYDIKVQPLQEVNRQDTLMVVTQLGG
- a CDS encoding PadR family transcriptional regulator, with translation MKKYNDTTYAILGILTTDCKSGYEVKQLIDKSLHHFWKISYGQIYPALKFIVEEGLAKVSPASTSGRSDKREYHLTEKGLKTLRQWLAQPLDQLPTERNEVLLKLFFGQYLSFEKKLVLLQDYERQLRIRYETYVSIEKNIQELYPDEADAKYWLFTLDYGKRVAQAGIDWCVETSHLMKKEG
- a CDS encoding DUF4188 domain-containing protein, whose translation is MKKDIRAGRFTTENSDSIVVFIIGMRINKRWAVHQWLPVFMAMPGMIKELYTHQDELGFLGTENYFGLRTTAMIQYWKSTDDLLAYAKMEKHLAAWKNFHQKAQNNDAVGIYHETYQIQAGSYESVYMNMPSYGLSQARAPIPIGKGKQTAKERLKTTNS
- a CDS encoding NUDIX hydrolase — its product is MFIDQLKNDLHQSQPLFIGEETAFKAAVLVPLVQVNGEWHILFEVRSLTMRKQPGDISFPGGKLDGSETAQEAALRETYEELGIPPESVEILGQLSPYIASPSFVVYPYVGIIDEQKVKHSFNQEEVEETFTVPLSWLSQYEPYLHHVSVQPTPGEDFPYEKIMNGEKYRWGSRSIEEWFYDYENYTIWGLTARILKHFVTVAKRNS
- a CDS encoding helix-turn-helix transcriptional regulator, which encodes MKNRLKELRARDGLNQTELAKRAKVSRQTISLMERDELMPSLLLAVKLSRIFQEPIERIFLFEEDELT
- a CDS encoding DUF3169 family protein; protein product: MKTVYKMLLGALLGFLGAYCLLAAEFEMTLLDVAFEATLVISGLTILLIIYCFSGISRMKKRVSLSVSGDEEDELEAKQYRTFTDLTLANTVSTILSIIAIGMAIVTEQPIWLILVNVTLFIVTIIGSYVAISVLKLVYPNRNLPSPSDKDYSKKLLAISDEGEKHVMLGGLFHTYQLMNILLIGAMFILIVYSLGANHSQLFSIMVIGLVLIILNANYMFRIRNR